A window of Orenia marismortui DSM 5156 contains these coding sequences:
- a CDS encoding DUF1232 domain-containing protein has product MSKLNKFKLMINNIKLAYKYIRDPKVSLMRKILLIFPLVYILSPVDLIPEILLPLLGWLDDTVIALTVWNYMFNLIRKEEEGNNSEYTLEEDEYKIK; this is encoded by the coding sequence ATGTCTAAATTAAACAAATTTAAATTGATGATTAATAATATAAAATTAGCTTATAAATATATCAGAGATCCTAAGGTATCTTTAATGAGAAAGATATTATTAATTTTTCCGTTAGTATATATATTATCTCCAGTTGATTTGATTCCAGAGATTTTATTGCCTTTATTAGGCTGGTTAGATGATACAGTTATAGCTTTAACTGTCTGGAATTATATGTTCAATTTAATTAGAAAAGAAGAAGAAGGTAATAATAGTGAATATACTTTAGAAGAAGATGAGTATAAGATTAAATAG
- the corA gene encoding magnesium/cobalt transporter CorA has translation MGYKLRKTYIKKRGLPPGTLIHSGKHKDEKVKVDFFHYSNGFYIEKKDVEIEEALNHRNETGIKWINIDGLHNVDLIKKVGEEFEIHSLVLEDILDTEQRPKLDIYDDYIYLVIKLFSYNENEEIDIEQISIILGKDFVITFQEKEGDVFESIRSRIRNKESKIRRLSSDYLAYALLDIVVDNYFVVLDEISEVLFLMEEELIMDPSQDMLPDIQQIKRELIFLEKAVWPLKGLITSLSKVDNDFFKEDTILYLRDVNDHVERTIDTIQTFRDIINGILDTYLSSVNNRMNEIMQVLTIISTIFIPLTFIAGIYGMNFKYMPELESELGYPITLIVMLFMVIGMLIYFKKKKWL, from the coding sequence ATGGGTTATAAATTAAGAAAGACTTATATTAAAAAGAGAGGATTACCTCCAGGCACTTTGATACATAGTGGAAAGCATAAAGATGAAAAGGTTAAGGTCGATTTTTTTCATTATAGCAATGGCTTTTATATAGAAAAGAAAGATGTTGAGATTGAAGAAGCTTTAAATCATAGAAATGAAACAGGGATTAAATGGATCAATATTGATGGCTTACATAATGTAGACTTAATTAAAAAGGTAGGAGAAGAATTTGAAATTCACTCTTTAGTATTAGAGGATATATTAGATACAGAACAACGTCCTAAATTAGATATCTATGATGATTATATATATTTAGTAATTAAATTATTTTCTTATAATGAAAATGAAGAGATTGATATAGAGCAGATCAGTATTATTTTAGGCAAGGATTTTGTTATAACCTTTCAAGAAAAAGAAGGAGATGTATTTGAAAGCATTAGAAGTCGAATTAGGAATAAGGAGTCTAAAATTCGTAGGCTTTCTTCTGATTATCTAGCTTATGCTTTATTAGATATAGTTGTTGATAATTATTTTGTAGTTTTAGATGAAATAAGTGAAGTCTTATTTTTGATGGAAGAAGAGTTAATTATGGATCCCTCTCAAGATATGTTACCAGATATACAGCAAATAAAAAGAGAATTGATATTTTTAGAGAAAGCTGTTTGGCCCTTAAAGGGTCTAATCACTAGTTTATCTAAGGTGGATAATGATTTTTTTAAGGAAGATACTATCTTATACTTAAGGGATGTTAATGATCATGTTGAGAGAACTATAGATACAATTCAGACCTTTAGAGATATAATTAATGGAATTTTAGATACTTATTTATCTAGTGTTAATAATAGAATGAATGAAATAATGCAGGTGTTGACTATAATCTCTACTATTTTTATTCCTCTAACATTTATTGCTGGAATTTATGGGATGAACTTTAAATACATGCCTGAATTAGAAAGCGAATTAGGTTACCCAATTACTTTAATAGTAATGTTATTTATGGTAATAGGAATGTTAATTTATTTCAAGAAGAAAAAGTGGCTTTAA
- a CDS encoding NUDIX hydrolase, which yields MKNFWEVQDRKIIYKSGIVSFKEEKCYHTKKKIIHPFFKMEFLDWVNIVPLTTKEEVVLVKQYRFGIDEVTLEVPAGTLDKGEQDPQLAAQRELLEETGYSSNDIVSLGKVAANPAIQNNYCHFYLAKDVILTSEQDLDLTEDIEIELVKLTEIDSLISSGQIKHSLSILNLLYAKEYLNN from the coding sequence ATGAAGAATTTTTGGGAAGTACAAGATAGAAAAATAATTTATAAAAGTGGAATTGTTTCTTTTAAAGAAGAAAAATGCTATCATACTAAGAAGAAAATAATCCATCCATTCTTTAAAATGGAGTTTTTGGATTGGGTAAATATAGTTCCACTTACTACTAAAGAAGAGGTAGTATTAGTTAAACAGTATCGGTTTGGAATTGATGAGGTTACATTAGAGGTGCCAGCAGGAACTTTAGATAAGGGTGAGCAAGATCCTCAACTTGCTGCTCAAAGAGAGCTACTAGAAGAGACAGGTTATTCTAGTAATGATATAGTTTCTTTAGGTAAAGTAGCAGCTAACCCAGCAATTCAAAATAATTATTGTCATTTTTATTTGGCAAAAGATGTTATTTTAACATCAGAACAAGACTTAGATTTAACTGAGGATATTGAAATAGAGTTAGTTAAGTTAACTGAGATTGATAGTCTTATCTCTTCAGGTCAAATTAAACATTCTTTATCCATATTAAATTTATTATATGCCAAAGAGTATTTAAATAATTGA
- a CDS encoding HutP family protein has product MASKDSNSKKVATAAIKMALSDRKEEGKLKKDYKKDEMKVAAVDFGGDYNSSIKTIIERAIIAAKRENVIKETHTDQGAVAGATREALTQLNSKAIGFNVGGKIGIARQDDHISVAIFFAIGLLHLNEMAIGLGHRAVT; this is encoded by the coding sequence ATGGCAAGTAAAGATTCAAATAGTAAGAAAGTTGCAACAGCAGCAATAAAAATGGCACTGAGTGATCGGAAAGAAGAGGGAAAATTAAAGAAAGATTATAAAAAGGATGAGATGAAGGTAGCCGCAGTGGATTTTGGTGGTGATTATAATTCTTCTATTAAGACTATTATTGAACGGGCAATTATAGCAGCCAAACGGGAGAATGTGATTAAAGAAACACATACTGATCAAGGTGCAGTAGCAGGTGCTACCAGAGAAGCTTTGACTCAGCTTAATTCTAAAGCAATAGGTTTTAATGTAGGAGGAAAAATTGGAATTGCAAGACAAGATGATCATATTAGTGTTGCAATCTTCTTTGCGATTGGATTATTACATTTAAATGAAATGGCAATCGGATTGGGGCATAGAGCAGTTACATAA
- a CDS encoding DUF2383 domain-containing protein: MPEEIINKNRVVSTLNEILKQEHMSIDSYNDFIAKAKNTDTRQLLQNMQQDHKDHASTLTTHIQNLGAAPQEDRGLSGVISNTMMEFGSLLGIETDNNQLLEKLYTKEKNGIKETEKFMNQKLDQRSKKIVTSLLSTRKDHLKKIENNLK, from the coding sequence ATGCCAGAAGAAATTATTAATAAGAACAGAGTAGTATCTACACTCAATGAAATATTAAAACAAGAACATATGTCTATAGATTCCTATAATGATTTTATTGCTAAAGCTAAAAACACAGATACTAGACAACTATTACAAAACATGCAACAAGACCATAAAGACCATGCCAGTACTTTAACTACACATATACAAAATTTAGGGGCAGCCCCTCAAGAAGATAGAGGTCTTAGTGGAGTAATCTCTAATACTATGATGGAATTTGGGAGTCTATTAGGAATAGAAACTGACAATAATCAATTATTAGAAAAACTTTATACTAAAGAAAAAAATGGTATCAAAGAAACAGAAAAATTTATGAATCAAAAACTTGATCAACGGAGTAAGAAAATAGTCACATCTCTTCTATCAACTAGAAAAGACCATTTGAAAAAAATTGAAAATAATTTAAAATAA
- a CDS encoding class I SAM-dependent methyltransferase, whose amino-acid sequence MNDRDLCEDKRSISGSFSWHTDAYACKKYEADRVLLYDSLLKRLHSLNFSSILDVGCGKGSLLARVNKFDQSITLAGLDSSADKIRVAKRRLGEKSDLIICDSEILPWDEGSFDLVVCSEAFQRYTHPERVLSEMKRVIKPNGYLIVGDYWKITPLRQINNLFRAILNNSLKIYSKTEISDLLEQYGFKLTEWELIDNSIYILVAQKGVSIN is encoded by the coding sequence GTGAATGATAGAGATTTATGTGAAGATAAAAGAAGTATAAGTGGTAGTTTTTCTTGGCATACAGATGCTTATGCTTGCAAAAAGTATGAGGCAGATAGAGTTTTATTGTATGATAGCTTATTAAAAAGGTTACACAGTCTAAATTTTAGTTCTATTTTAGATGTAGGATGTGGAAAAGGAAGTTTGTTGGCAAGGGTTAATAAATTTGATCAGTCTATTACTCTTGCAGGTTTAGACTCTTCAGCAGATAAGATAAGAGTTGCTAAAAGAAGGTTAGGAGAAAAAAGTGATTTGATTATTTGTGATTCAGAGATATTACCTTGGGATGAGGGAAGCTTTGATTTAGTAGTATGTTCAGAGGCTTTTCAACGTTATACTCATCCAGAAAGAGTCTTATCAGAGATGAAACGTGTTATAAAGCCCAATGGCTATCTTATAGTAGGTGATTATTGGAAGATAACTCCTTTAAGGCAAATTAATAATTTATTTAGGGCAATACTAAACAATTCTTTAAAGATTTATTCTAAGACTGAGATTTCTGATTTATTAGAGCAATATGGTTTTAAGCTAACTGAATGGGAATTAATAGATAACAGTATCTATATATTAGTTGCTCAAAAAGGAGTATCCATAAATTAG
- a CDS encoding IS30 family transposase: MDYLNDTPKSRKNKHLNAYERGQIALLHSEGMSPYAIAKRLGRASNTIRNELKRGTVSQIKGNKTVEIYFPDAGQKVYESNRKNCGPKFKLLECETFIDYVIELFCEHKQSLDSICGAAKLHNKFSKSEMVCTKTLYNYIDLGLLQISNIDLPLKLKRSSKSKCLKRNKKKLGTSIDERPENINDRSEFGHWEIDTVIGKKNKNDEVLLTMTERMTRKEIIRKIPGKTAESVQNAILKLIKDSGELFSNVFKSFTCDNGSEFSELGSIEEIVDTKVYFTHPYSSWERGTNERHNGLIRRFIPKGRSISEFSIESIARVQNWCNTLPRKILGYLTPDEAFEDQLREILYN; encoded by the coding sequence ATGGACTACTTAAATGATACACCAAAATCCCGAAAAAATAAACACCTAAATGCTTATGAGCGTGGTCAAATTGCATTGTTACATTCCGAAGGAATGTCGCCTTATGCTATTGCAAAACGTCTAGGTAGAGCTTCTAATACAATTAGAAACGAGTTAAAGCGTGGTACAGTTTCCCAAATTAAAGGCAATAAAACTGTAGAGATTTACTTCCCTGACGCTGGTCAAAAAGTTTATGAATCTAATCGTAAAAATTGCGGACCGAAATTTAAGCTTTTAGAATGTGAAACATTCATTGATTATGTTATAGAGTTATTTTGCGAGCATAAACAATCTCTTGATTCTATTTGTGGTGCAGCAAAGCTGCATAACAAATTCTCAAAGTCAGAGATGGTATGCACTAAAACTCTATATAACTATATAGATCTTGGACTACTTCAGATTAGCAATATTGATTTGCCATTGAAGCTTAAACGTTCTTCAAAATCAAAATGTCTTAAGCGTAATAAAAAGAAACTTGGCACAAGTATCGATGAACGCCCTGAAAATATTAATGATCGCAGTGAATTTGGGCATTGGGAAATTGACACTGTTATTGGTAAAAAGAATAAAAATGATGAAGTTTTACTCACTATGACAGAGCGCATGACTCGTAAAGAAATCATTCGTAAAATTCCTGGTAAAACAGCTGAATCTGTTCAAAATGCTATATTAAAACTAATCAAAGACTCTGGAGAGCTTTTTTCTAATGTATTTAAAAGCTTTACCTGCGATAATGGCTCTGAATTTTCAGAGCTAGGTTCTATAGAAGAAATAGTTGATACAAAAGTATATTTTACTCATCCCTATTCATCATGGGAAAGAGGTACCAATGAACGTCATAATGGTCTCATAAGACGTTTTATACCTAAAGGCAGAAGTATAAGTGAATTCTCTATTGAATCTATTGCTAGAGTTCAAAACTGGTGTAATACTCTACCAAGAAAAATTTTAGGATACCTAACTCCTGATGAAGCTTTTGAAGATCAACTAAGAGAAATTCTATATAACTAA
- the hisC gene encoding histidinol-phosphate transaminase produces the protein MVDEKIVREEIMNLKPYIPGKPIEEVKRELGLDQVIKLASNENPLGPSTQAIEQMKEAINKVNIYPDGNVHNLRSKLSTNLGVESDQLIFGNGSDELLVMLGQAFMRSDDEVIMAETTFSEYEFATKLMGAKINKVPLKNNTHDLEAMAKEITDKTKVIFICNPNNPTGTIVKKDEVEKFLKEVPDDVVIVFDEAYYEYVESTDYPETINYLSDYDNIIILRTFSKIYGLGGLRVGYGIANQSLINYMERVRQPFNVNTIAQIGATASLDDSDHVAKTLDYNRQGKEYLYQEFEKLGLEYVPTETNFILVDLPMSNDKVFEEMLKEGVIIRSLSSYGYNTEVRITIGLPEENKKLVKVLKNVLGV, from the coding sequence ATGGTAGATGAGAAGATAGTAAGAGAGGAAATCATGAACCTTAAACCTTATATACCTGGAAAGCCAATAGAAGAGGTGAAGAGAGAACTAGGTTTAGATCAAGTAATTAAATTAGCTTCAAATGAAAATCCTTTAGGACCTTCAACTCAAGCTATTGAGCAAATGAAGGAAGCAATTAACAAGGTTAATATCTATCCTGATGGTAATGTACATAATTTAAGAAGTAAGTTAAGTACTAACCTAGGTGTTGAATCAGATCAACTTATCTTTGGAAATGGTTCAGATGAATTATTGGTAATGTTAGGTCAGGCTTTTATGAGAAGTGATGATGAAGTTATTATGGCTGAAACTACTTTTAGTGAATATGAATTTGCTACTAAGCTGATGGGAGCTAAGATCAATAAAGTTCCTTTAAAGAATAATACTCATGATTTAGAAGCTATGGCTAAAGAAATAACTGATAAAACTAAGGTAATATTTATTTGTAACCCTAATAATCCAACTGGAACTATAGTAAAGAAGGATGAAGTTGAGAAATTCTTAAAAGAAGTACCTGATGATGTAGTGATAGTTTTTGATGAAGCTTATTATGAGTATGTAGAGAGCACTGATTATCCAGAGACAATTAATTATCTATCAGATTATGATAATATTATTATCTTAAGAACTTTTTCTAAAATATATGGCTTAGGTGGCTTGAGAGTTGGTTATGGTATTGCTAATCAGAGTTTAATCAATTATATGGAAAGAGTAAGACAACCATTTAATGTCAATACAATTGCTCAAATAGGTGCTACAGCTAGTTTGGATGATTCAGACCATGTAGCTAAAACTTTGGATTATAATAGACAAGGTAAAGAATATTTATATCAAGAGTTTGAGAAGTTAGGCTTAGAATATGTTCCAACAGAGACCAATTTTATATTAGTAGATTTACCTATGTCAAATGACAAAGTTTTTGAAGAAATGTTGAAAGAAGGAGTTATTATTAGAAGTTTATCTTCTTACGGCTATAATACTGAAGTTAGAATTACAATTGGTTTACCAGAGGAGAATAAAAAGCTTGTTAAAGTTCTTAAAAATGTATTAGGAGTTTAA
- the yfcE gene encoding phosphodiesterase yields the protein MKIGVISDIHGSLTSFKKAVECLDDVEMILVAGDILYHGARNPLPEGYNTKALVSEINDFEGNLLAVKGNVDAVVDDWVLPYPLPEYAVVDNNGCRIVMYHGYQHENEQDRIEFAKRFGADILIFGHTHQPVAKKVDGVVLLNPGSISLPKQEPKVATLAVINEDKIEIISLDDQKKLVDYVGFVD from the coding sequence ATGAAAATAGGTGTAATCAGTGATATTCACGGAAGTTTAACTTCTTTTAAGAAAGCTGTTGAATGTTTAGATGATGTAGAGATGATTTTAGTAGCTGGGGATATCCTTTATCATGGAGCACGAAATCCCTTACCAGAAGGATATAATACTAAAGCTTTAGTATCAGAAATTAATGATTTCGAGGGTAATTTATTAGCGGTAAAGGGTAATGTAGATGCAGTAGTAGATGATTGGGTTTTACCATATCCATTACCTGAGTATGCTGTAGTGGATAATAATGGATGTAGAATTGTGATGTATCATGGATATCAACATGAAAATGAGCAGGATAGAATTGAATTTGCCAAAAGATTTGGAGCAGATATATTGATTTTTGGCCATACACATCAACCAGTAGCTAAAAAAGTAGATGGGGTTGTGTTATTAAATCCGGGTAGTATATCTTTGCCTAAGCAAGAGCCTAAAGTTGCTACTTTAGCAGTTATTAATGAGGATAAGATAGAGATTATCTCTTTGGATGATCAAAAGAAGCTAGTTGACTATGTAGGATTTGTTGATTAG
- a CDS encoding rubredoxin, with product MTIDNKENRKYKCEVCGYTYNPEVGDKRFNLEKGVPFNDLPHNWRCPVCNADKDQFFEVRISQI from the coding sequence ATGACAATAGATAACAAAGAAAATAGAAAATATAAATGTGAAGTATGTGGTTATACCTATAATCCAGAAGTAGGGGATAAAAGGTTTAATTTAGAGAAAGGGGTTCCTTTCAATGATTTACCTCATAATTGGAGATGTCCTGTTTGCAATGCTGATAAAGATCAATTTTTTGAAGTTAGAATTTCTCAAATATAA
- a CDS encoding flavodoxin family protein yields the protein MKSLIVYKSIHHGNTEKIAMVLAEVLQAKLLSTREATPQIIGRYDLIGFGSGIYFGKHHHKLLSLVDDLPQIKDKQAFIFSTSGIRKLPIIHNFNKELRKKLLSKNYKVIGNFSCRGIDSYGPLKLIGGIQKKHPDQDDFDRAALFAENLIK from the coding sequence ATGAAAAGTCTAATTGTATATAAATCAATCCACCATGGTAATACTGAAAAAATTGCTATGGTGTTAGCAGAAGTACTGCAAGCCAAGTTATTATCAACTCGAGAAGCAACACCACAAATAATAGGGAGATATGACTTAATAGGTTTTGGCTCAGGGATATATTTTGGGAAACATCATCATAAATTATTAAGTTTAGTAGATGATCTTCCACAAATTAAAGATAAACAGGCTTTTATATTTTCTACAAGTGGAATTAGAAAATTACCTATTATTCATAATTTTAATAAAGAATTAAGAAAAAAGCTATTATCTAAAAATTATAAGGTCATTGGTAATTTTTCTTGTCGAGGCATTGATAGTTATGGTCCTCTAAAATTAATAGGAGGAATCCAAAAAAAACATCCAGATCAAGATGATTTTGATCGTGCAGCTTTATTTGCTGAAAATCTAATCAAATAA
- the aroH gene encoding chorismate mutase encodes MIRGIRGAITVMNNDKNEILSATKELLEEIVESNNIDQDMIASVIFSMTSDLNQAFPAVAAREIGWTAVPLFCSQELEVEGALKKCIRVLIHYNTNKKADEIRHIYLREAKKLRPDLIKKGEGINGR; translated from the coding sequence ATGATTAGAGGAATTAGAGGAGCAATTACAGTAATGAATAATGATAAAAATGAAATTTTATCTGCTACTAAAGAATTATTAGAAGAAATAGTTGAATCTAATAATATCGATCAAGATATGATAGCTTCAGTTATTTTTTCAATGACTTCAGATTTAAATCAAGCCTTTCCTGCAGTAGCCGCTAGAGAAATAGGTTGGACTGCTGTTCCTTTGTTCTGTTCTCAAGAATTAGAGGTTGAGGGGGCTTTAAAAAAATGTATTAGAGTTTTAATCCATTATAATACCAATAAAAAAGCCGATGAAATTCGACATATTTATCTAAGAGAAGCAAAAAAGTTAAGGCCAGATTTAATAAAGAAAGGAGAGGGTATAAATGGTAGATGA
- the aroF gene encoding 3-deoxy-7-phosphoheptulonate synthase, whose amino-acid sequence MVIVMESNAKQEEIKNVIKKIEEAGFEAHPDNGKNQTIVGVVGEGKREQLLNSVGAFPGVDKVVEISKPYKLAGKEFKPEPSVIDVDGVKIGGDNFVIMAGPCAIESREQLFEAAQQVKEGGAKILRGGAFKPRTSPYSFQGMKEEGLKLLAEARERTGLKIVTEVMDTRDVELIAKYADILQVGARNMQNFPLLKEVGKTDKPVLLKRAMTATYKELLMAAEYIMAGGNYNVILCERGIRTFTTETRNTVDMAIVPVIRELSHLPVIIDPSHGTGNWKYVSPLAKAALAVGADGLMVEVHPDPKNALCDGPQSLKPKKFKTMVEEMKIIASAVNRKL is encoded by the coding sequence ATGGTAATCGTAATGGAAAGTAATGCAAAGCAAGAGGAGATTAAAAATGTAATTAAAAAGATTGAAGAGGCAGGGTTTGAGGCCCATCCTGATAATGGTAAGAATCAGACTATTGTTGGTGTAGTAGGCGAAGGAAAGAGAGAGCAATTACTTAACTCTGTTGGCGCTTTTCCTGGTGTAGATAAGGTAGTGGAGATTAGTAAACCTTATAAATTAGCAGGTAAAGAGTTTAAGCCTGAGCCATCAGTAATCGATGTTGATGGTGTAAAAATTGGTGGAGATAATTTTGTAATTATGGCAGGGCCATGTGCAATTGAGAGTAGAGAACAATTATTTGAAGCTGCCCAACAGGTAAAAGAGGGTGGAGCTAAGATCTTGCGTGGTGGTGCATTTAAGCCAAGAACATCGCCATATAGCTTCCAAGGTATGAAGGAAGAAGGATTAAAATTATTAGCAGAAGCTAGAGAAAGAACAGGACTAAAGATAGTTACTGAGGTAATGGATACTAGAGATGTAGAATTAATAGCTAAATATGCTGATATATTACAGGTTGGTGCTCGCAATATGCAGAACTTCCCATTACTAAAAGAAGTAGGAAAAACTGATAAACCTGTCTTATTAAAGAGAGCGATGACAGCGACATATAAAGAATTATTGATGGCAGCTGAATATATTATGGCTGGAGGTAACTATAATGTTATCTTATGTGAAAGGGGAATTAGAACTTTTACTACTGAAACAAGAAATACTGTAGATATGGCTATTGTTCCCGTGATTAGAGAGTTAAGTCATTTACCTGTAATTATAGATCCAAGCCATGGAACAGGAAATTGGAAGTATGTATCACCATTAGCTAAAGCAGCCTTAGCAGTTGGGGCAGATGGTCTTATGGTTGAAGTACATCCGGATCCTAAGAATGCTTTATGTGATGGTCCTCAATCATTAAAACCTAAGAAATTCAAGACTATGGTAGAAGAGATGAAGATTATAGCTTCTGCTGTTAACCGAAAATTATAA
- a CDS encoding diguanylate cyclase — protein sequence MGEITLGIYLVLKLSIFISVTYLITNFKFSFGKKVTDISKKNKFYLNISFILLLFLGSYFLGAYNIGLYYLVIILSGKLLGRPYGLILGLIAAFYSNYLGINLYSFALEAILIGVAIDLISFFDLKNIDDKLENLYISLVLALILIYQDDLIVNFIFNTLTFWVTLMIINNYNRKIQLLKDKEKELEDVSLTCNSLTGLHDINNRMSSNFTLEETYDSLVEIGCEQLGINYGGLLAESEEEGYFDIKSFVGLDRKYLKKMKIKKSNLYFGHPLKESGSVIINSLDKEENEDVTLFIEDGFKSLLISPIFIEGDIKAIVFFLHKEEGFFSNRHLMPIQTIVEQAPLVIEKAHFFEKMERNVAGLSTLQRTSNTINSTLNLDEVINLTVDVVMGTMGVSMSGLFLVNDENEDKLDLVASVGFPQNEDKEKLISLAEEIAWRTIKEDSPLITDEVPKEAKEKFDFINLMSAVIIPLKVRGRVLGVIAAAQVGFKRNFKEADRRFLTTLANQMAIAIENATIYKQMEELATRDGLTKLYNHSYFQNSLRREISMANRYNRELSLIIMDIDNFKDFNDTYGHQVGDEVLKNLARLLEAEARDTDIVARYGGEEFTVILPETDSEGVVIMAERINKRVREMVVSYDNLRLKVTISIGAANYKFGKSQKELISAADNALYQAKENGKDQTCLAE from the coding sequence ATGGGGGAGATCACTTTAGGAATTTATTTGGTTTTAAAATTATCTATATTTATATCTGTTACTTATTTAATTACAAATTTTAAATTCTCTTTTGGGAAAAAAGTTACAGATATAAGTAAGAAAAATAAATTCTATCTTAATATTAGTTTTATATTATTATTATTTTTGGGAAGTTATTTTTTAGGTGCTTATAATATAGGTCTTTATTATTTAGTTATTATATTAAGTGGAAAATTATTAGGAAGGCCTTATGGATTAATTCTTGGATTGATAGCTGCTTTTTATAGCAATTATTTGGGAATAAATTTATATTCTTTTGCTTTAGAAGCAATATTAATTGGGGTAGCTATAGATCTAATATCATTTTTCGATCTGAAGAATATAGATGACAAATTAGAAAATTTATATATTAGTTTAGTTTTAGCATTAATTTTAATCTACCAAGATGATTTAATTGTAAATTTTATTTTTAATACTTTGACTTTTTGGGTAACTTTAATGATTATAAATAATTATAATAGAAAAATACAACTACTTAAGGATAAAGAAAAAGAATTAGAAGATGTTAGTTTAACCTGCAATAGTCTAACTGGATTACATGATATTAATAATCGAATGAGTTCTAATTTTACCTTGGAAGAGACCTATGATTCTTTGGTAGAGATCGGATGTGAACAGTTAGGAATTAATTATGGTGGATTATTAGCAGAATCAGAAGAAGAAGGATATTTTGATATCAAATCTTTTGTAGGATTAGATAGGAAATATTTAAAAAAGATGAAAATAAAAAAGAGTAATTTATATTTTGGCCATCCATTGAAAGAGTCTGGTAGTGTTATTATTAATTCTCTAGATAAAGAAGAGAATGAAGATGTTACTTTATTTATTGAAGATGGTTTTAAGTCTTTATTAATATCTCCAATTTTTATAGAAGGTGACATTAAAGCGATTGTTTTCTTTTTGCACAAGGAAGAGGGGTTTTTCTCGAATAGACATTTAATGCCTATTCAAACAATAGTAGAACAAGCACCTTTAGTAATTGAGAAAGCTCATTTTTTCGAAAAGATGGAAAGAAATGTGGCAGGTCTTTCCACTTTACAAAGAACCAGTAATACTATTAATTCTACTTTGAATTTAGATGAAGTAATTAATCTAACTGTAGATGTAGTTATGGGTACGATGGGGGTTTCAATGTCTGGTTTATTTTTGGTTAATGATGAAAATGAAGATAAATTAGACCTAGTTGCTTCTGTAGGCTTTCCTCAAAATGAAGATAAAGAAAAATTAATTAGTTTAGCCGAAGAGATAGCTTGGCGAACTATTAAAGAGGATAGCCCATTAATTACAGATGAAGTTCCTAAAGAAGCTAAAGAGAAATTTGATTTTATTAATCTGATGTCAGCGGTCATTATTCCATTGAAAGTAAGGGGTAGAGTTTTAGGTGTTATTGCTGCTGCACAAGTTGGATTTAAGAGAAACTTTAAAGAGGCTGATAGAAGATTTCTAACTACTCTAGCAAATCAAATGGCTATTGCTATTGAAAATGCTACAATTTATAAGCAAATGGAAGAGTTAGCTACAAGAGATGGGTTGACTAAACTTTATAATCATAGTTATTTCCAAAATTCTTTAAGAAGAGAAATAAGTATGGCAAATCGTTATAATAGAGAACTTTCTCTAATAATAATGGATATAGATAATTTTAAAGATTTTAATGATACTTATGGTCATCAAGTTGGCGATGAAGTTTTGAAGAATTTAGCTAGGTTATTAGAAGCAGAAGCTAGGGATACTGATATAGTAGCTAGATATGGTGGCGAAGAATTTACTGTTATTTTACCAGAAACTGATAGTGAAGGTGTAGTTATAATGGCAGAAAGGATTAATAAACGAGTTAGAGAAATGGTAGTAAGTTATGATAACCTCAGGTTAAAGGTGACAATAAGTATAGGAGCAGCTAATTATAAGTTTGGTAAGTCTCAAAAAGAATTAATTAGTGCTGCAGATAATGCCTTATATCAAGCCAAAGAAAATGGTAAAGACCAGACCTGCTTAGCAGAATAG